The Bosea beijingensis genome contains the following window.
CAGCCTCCTCCCCCGCCGACAGGCCGTGTCCACGCTCCTCGCGAACATCCGTTCGCGGAGAGGTGTTACCGAGCGCGCGGGCCAGAGCCTGCGCCAGCGGGTGGCTGCTGGCTGCGGCGAGCGCACCGATCTCGGCCCGGCGCTCAGGTGCTAATGCCTCAGGGTTCAGGATATCGGGCTCGGGCAGGGTGAGCGTGCCCGTCTTGTCGAAGACGGCGATATCGGCCTCGGCGAGGCGCTCCAGCGCATCACCCTCCTTGAGCATGATCCTGCATTTGAACAGGGCGGAGGCCGCCACGACCTGCACGGCGGGGATCGCGAGGCCGAGCGCACAGGGACAAGTGATGATCAGCACGGTCACGGCGATCATCAAGGCTTCGGGCCAAGGCAGTCCCCAGGCGAGCCAGCCGAGAAAGGTCGCTGCCGACAGGGTATGGACGACCGGCGCATAAAGCCGTGCCGCCCGATCCGAGAGGCGGACATAGCGCGAGCGGCTGCCAACGGCCTGATTCATGAGCCGGTCGATCTCGTCGAGCAGCGTGCCTTGCCCGGCCGCCTCGACGCGGATGGTCAGGGCGCCCGTGAGATTCAGCGTGCCGGCATGGACCCGTTCGCCCTGACCGATCGCGGCGGGGGCGGTCTCGCCGGTGACGAGGCTCTGGTCGAGCTCGGAGCGGCCGGTCTCGACGATGCCGTCGACCGAGACGCGCTCGCCCGGACGCACGAGAACGCAGTCACCCGGCTGGACCGCCGCGATTGGCGTGATCGTCCAGTTGCCGTCGTCAGTGAGCCTGGTCGCGGTCTCGGCCTTGAGCGCAGCAAGATTGCCGGCAAGGTCGCGGGTGCGGCGGCGCATGAGCTGGTCGAGATAGCGCCCGATCAGCAGGAAGAAGAGCAGCATCACCACGCCGTCGAAATAGGCATGGCGGCCATGGGTCCAGGTCTCCGCGACGGACATGACCAGCGCCAGCACGACGCCGATGGTGATCGGTACGTCCATGTTGACGGCGCCGGCCTTGAGGGCACGCAACGCGCTATCGAAGAAGGGGCGGCCCGCATAGGCGGCCGTCGGCAGGGCGATCAGCGCCGAGAGCCAGTGGAAGAAATCGCGCGTCGTCGGGTCGATATCGCCGCTATTGCCGGACCAGACGGCGACCGAGAGCAGCATGATGTTCATCGAGGCGAAGCCGGCGACGCCGAGCCGGCGCATCAGGCTGCGTTCCTCGGCGACAGCACCGTCCTCCTGCCGCTCGGCGACGAAAGGATAGGCCTTGAAGCCGAGCGCGCCGAGCTTGTCGACGACGGCCTCCGGTCTGAGCAGCGCTTCGCGCCATTCGACCGAGACGCGCTTCAGTGCGAGATTGACGCGGGCGCCGAGGATGGCGGGCTCGCGGCCGAGCCCGCTCTCGATCGCCTGCATGCAGCCGGCGCAGCGGATGCCGTCGACCGCCAGTTCCATGCTGGCGATGCCGCCATCGCGATGGCGCACGAAGACGGAGAGGTCCTGCGCTGCCATTCTATTTCTCCGGCAGGGTGATGCGGCTGCGCGAGGCGAAGACGATTTCTTCGCCTCGTCGCACCTGCAGCTCCAGTATCCAGGAACCGGTCTCGACGCGGTCGAGACCGGCCTCGTAGCGGCCGGGTTGGCGCTCGTTCAGCGTGACGGCGTGATCGCGCGCCGAGGTCGCGGGGTGGCGCAGTCGCGCCGTCGCGGTGTATCCGGAGAGCGGCTGACCGAGGCGGTCCGCCAGGGTCACGCCGAGCGCGGCGCCCTCGCCCTGGCGGGCGAGCGTGGCCACAGCCTTCCAGCCGCGCGCGTCGCGCTCTTGCTGGCGGGCGATCTCCTCGTTGAAGTGCTGGCTGGTCTCGTAAGCGCTCTTGGTCTCGACGCCCGGCATGGTGCGCAGCGCGACCGTCAGGATCGTCGCATTGACCGATACGATGACGCCGAAGAACAGCACCAGCATCGCCGCGACCATGCCGCCGGTCAGCTTGAAGGGGCGGCGCGGGCGCGGGGCGGCAGGGGCGTCGCAGGGCATCAGGAAAACTCCGCAGCAGCTCATGGTTTGGCTCCGGGCGCCATGAAATGGTCGGCCGCGCGCACGGTCTCCCCGGCGAAAAGGTCCGAGGCGGTGATGGTGATGGACTGCGACGCCTCGAGCGGCACGCCGGCCGGCACGGTGATGAGCACGCGCACTTCGCGCGAGGAATCGGGATCGACGGTCACGACCGGCCTGACATCGGCCGTAGGTGCAACACCGACCACCTCGATGCGGATACCGGGCAGGCCATCGACAGTCAGCGCGAAGGGGCGGATTTCCGGGCGCTTGTTGAGCAGGCGGACCGCATAGGCGTTGCGGATCGAGCCGTCGCTCAACGTCACGAAGAGCGGGGCACGCTCGTGCAGCACGGAGATACCGGCGGTGCGGCGCGTCGCGAGCTGCCAGAGCATGGCCCCGCCCACCACGACGATCAGCGCCGCATAGATCGCCGTTCGCGCCCGAAACGGGCGGTAGATGGCGGGTTGGCCGGCCATGCGGCGCTTGACGTTGGTTTCGGTGTCATAGGCGATCAGCCGCTTGGGGCGGTCGACCTTGGCCATGACGGTGTCGCAGGCATCGATGCAGAGCCCGCACTGGATGCAGTCGAGCTGGGCGCCGTCGCGAATGTCGATGCCGACCGGGCAGACCGCGACGCATTGATGGCAGTCGATGCAATCGCCGGCCGGCGCGCCCTGCGCCTTCAGCTTCAAGCCCTGCTTGACCGAGACGCGCGGCTCGCCGCGATCATAGCGATAGGTGACGTTGAGCGCCTCATCGTCGGTCAGCGCCGCCTGGATGCGTGGCCAGGGGCACATGAACTTGCAGACCTGCTCGCGCATGATGCCGGCGAGCGTATAGGTCGTGAAGGTCAGGATCGCGATCCAGACATAGGCCGAGAGCGGCGCGGCGAAGGTCGCGAGCTCCCGCACCAGCGTCGGCGCATCGGAGAAATAGAGAACCCAGGCACCACCGGTCCACCAGGCGATGACGATCCAGACCGCGTGCTTGGTCACCTTGCGCCAGAGCTTGCCGAAGCTCCAGGGCGCGTCATCCAGGCGCATGCGCTCGCGCCGGTCGCCCTCGAAGACGCGTTCGACGGCGAGGAACAGATCGGTCCAGACCGTCTGCGGGCAGAGATAGCCGCACCAGACCCGGCCCGCGAGCGCGTTCATCAGGAAGAGCGCGAAGGAGGCCAGAATCAGCAGGCCGGTGAAATAGTAGACCTCCTGCGGCCAGATCTCGATGAAGAAGAAGTAGAAGCGGCCATTGGCGATATCGGCCAGCACCGCCTGATCGGGCAGATACGGGCCGCGGTCCCAGCGGAGGAACGGCAGCAGGTAGTAGATGCCGAGGCACAGGAACAGGATCGCCCATTTCGCGCGCCGGTACGGGCCGGACACGCTCTGCGGATAGACCTTCGCCGACGCCGCGAAGAGCGGGGTGTCGTCAGGGTCGGCCCCGGCCGTGCTCACGCTACTGCCCTCCCCCCAGCGAGTGGACGTAGATGGTCAGTGCCTTCAGCGTGGCCTCGTCGAGGCGCCCGCCCCAGGCCGGCATCACGCCGTTGCGGCTGTTGGTGATGGTCTCGGTCAGCGACGCCATGTCCATGCCGTAGAGGCTGATCGCGTCGGTCAGATTCGGTGCGCCCATCTCCACGTTGCCCTTGCCGGTCTCGCCGTGGCAGGCGGCGCAGTTATCGGCGAAGAGCTTGCGGCCGAGCGCAAGATTGGCTTTGGGCTCCGTCGAAAGGCTGGCGAGCTCGCGGACATGGTTGGCGACGGCATTGATCTCGTCACGCTTGAGCATGCCGTCGCGGCCGAAAGCCGGCATCTGGCTCACCCGCGTCTCGTCATTGCCGGCGACGCGGATACCGTGGCGCAGCGTCTGCATGATCGCCTCAAACGAGCCCCCCCAGAGCCAGTCGTCATCGTTCAGGTTGGGATAGCCCTTGGCGCCGGCGCCACCGACGCCGTGGCAGGCGGCGCAGTTGTCGCCGAAGGCGGCCTTGCCCTGCGCCATCGCGATCAGGAAGAGGGCCGGATCGGCCTTGATCTGCGCTGGCGTGGCATCCGCCATTCCGGCGGCCTGGGCCGCGCGCTGCGCCTTGAGCTGCGCCATGTCGGCGCTGATATCGGCGCGGCTGGCATAGCCGATCACGCCCCTGGTGGTGTCGGTCAAGAGCGGCCAGGCCGGGTAGACGACCCAGTAGCCGATCGACCAGACGATGGTGGCGTAGAAGATGCCGAGCCACCAGCGCGGCAGCGGCGTGTTGAGCTCGCGGATGCCGTCCCATTCATGGCCGGTGGTGGCGATGCCGGTATGCGGATCGACATGCGGGGCGTCGTGGCTCTTCTGGTCCATGATCAGTCCTCGCGCAGCGGATTGAGCGCGGCTTGATCGAAGCGGGCGCGGTTCTTCGGCCAGAAGGCGTAGACGCAGACGCCGAGGAAGACGGCGACGAAGTAGAGAAGGCCGGCGGACTGGGCGAAACCGGCAAGCCAGTGATAGGTCGTTTGCATGGCAGCCTCGCTCAGCGGATGTTGGCCTTGTCGTCGTAGAGCTTGAAGTCGACGAACGTGCCGAGCGCCTGGAGATAGGCGATCAGGGCGTCGGCTTCGGTGATGCGCTGCGGGTCGCCGTCGAAATCGCGCGATTGCGCCTTGGGGTAGCGCTTCTCCAGCTCGGACTGGCCGGGGTGGTCCGGCGTCGCCTGCGCCTTCAGGTCGCTTTCGACCTCGGCGATCATCGCGTCGGTGTAGGGCACGCCGCCGGCCCGGTTGGCGCGCAATTCATCGGCGATGTCGCCGTATTTCAGCTCGGTCTTCGCCAGGAAGGGATAGCCCGGCATGATCGATTGCGGCACGACCGCGCGCGGCTCGGCCAGATGCGCCCGCTGCCACTCGTCGGAATATTTGCCGCCGACGCGGGCGAGGTCCGGCCCGGTGCGCTTGGAGCCCCACTGGAAGGGCTTGTCGTACATGCTCTCGGCCGCGAGCGAGTAATGCCCGTAGCGCTCGACCTCGTCGCGCAGCGGCCGGATCATCTGGCTGTGGCAGTTATAGCAGCCCTCGCGGACATAGATCCCGCGGCCGGCGAGTTCGAGCGGCGT
Protein-coding sequences here:
- a CDS encoding heavy metal translocating P-type ATPase encodes the protein MAAQDLSVFVRHRDGGIASMELAVDGIRCAGCMQAIESGLGREPAILGARVNLALKRVSVEWREALLRPEAVVDKLGALGFKAYPFVAERQEDGAVAEERSLMRRLGVAGFASMNIMLLSVAVWSGNSGDIDPTTRDFFHWLSALIALPTAAYAGRPFFDSALRALKAGAVNMDVPITIGVVLALVMSVAETWTHGRHAYFDGVVMLLFFLLIGRYLDQLMRRRTRDLAGNLAALKAETATRLTDDGNWTITPIAAVQPGDCVLVRPGERVSVDGIVETGRSELDQSLVTGETAPAAIGQGERVHAGTLNLTGALTIRVEAAGQGTLLDEIDRLMNQAVGSRSRYVRLSDRAARLYAPVVHTLSAATFLGWLAWGLPWPEALMIAVTVLIITCPCALGLAIPAVQVVAASALFKCRIMLKEGDALERLAEADIAVFDKTGTLTLPEPDILNPEALAPERRAEIGALAAASSHPLAQALARALGNTSPRTDVREERGHGLSAGEEADEQRLGSLAFCDAEAEALAVKARHPGASFIAYRHGSYRTVLALGQSLRPDARATIDALRAAGLEVAILSGDRLEAVAPIAAALDIAHIQAGLLPADKLDRLDSMAANGRKVLMVGDGLNDAPALAGAHVSISPVSATHLAQAAADIVFLGDSLAPVASALGIARKARGLMLQNLWFAVLYNAVAVPIAIVGLATPLVAAIAMSGSSLVVTLNALRARRARSSEAEA
- a CDS encoding FixH family protein → MPCDAPAAPRPRRPFKLTGGMVAAMLVLFFGVIVSVNATILTVALRTMPGVETKSAYETSQHFNEEIARQQERDARGWKAVATLARQGEGAALGVTLADRLGQPLSGYTATARLRHPATSARDHAVTLNERQPGRYEAGLDRVETGSWILELQVRRGEEIVFASRSRITLPEK
- the ccoG gene encoding cytochrome c oxidase accessory protein CcoG codes for the protein MSTAGADPDDTPLFAASAKVYPQSVSGPYRRAKWAILFLCLGIYYLLPFLRWDRGPYLPDQAVLADIANGRFYFFFIEIWPQEVYYFTGLLILASFALFLMNALAGRVWCGYLCPQTVWTDLFLAVERVFEGDRRERMRLDDAPWSFGKLWRKVTKHAVWIVIAWWTGGAWVLYFSDAPTLVRELATFAAPLSAYVWIAILTFTTYTLAGIMREQVCKFMCPWPRIQAALTDDEALNVTYRYDRGEPRVSVKQGLKLKAQGAPAGDCIDCHQCVAVCPVGIDIRDGAQLDCIQCGLCIDACDTVMAKVDRPKRLIAYDTETNVKRRMAGQPAIYRPFRARTAIYAALIVVVGGAMLWQLATRRTAGISVLHERAPLFVTLSDGSIRNAYAVRLLNKRPEIRPFALTVDGLPGIRIEVVGVAPTADVRPVVTVDPDSSREVRVLITVPAGVPLEASQSITITASDLFAGETVRAADHFMAPGAKP
- the ccoP gene encoding cytochrome-c oxidase, cbb3-type subunit III — protein: MDQKSHDAPHVDPHTGIATTGHEWDGIRELNTPLPRWWLGIFYATIVWSIGYWVVYPAWPLLTDTTRGVIGYASRADISADMAQLKAQRAAQAAGMADATPAQIKADPALFLIAMAQGKAAFGDNCAACHGVGGAGAKGYPNLNDDDWLWGGSFEAIMQTLRHGIRVAGNDETRVSQMPAFGRDGMLKRDEINAVANHVRELASLSTEPKANLALGRKLFADNCAACHGETGKGNVEMGAPNLTDAISLYGMDMASLTETITNSRNGVMPAWGGRLDEATLKALTIYVHSLGGGQ
- a CDS encoding cbb3-type cytochrome c oxidase subunit 3; the protein is MQTTYHWLAGFAQSAGLLYFVAVFLGVCVYAFWPKNRARFDQAALNPLRED
- the ccoO gene encoding cytochrome-c oxidase, cbb3-type subunit II codes for the protein MTSIEHKPVRKSLWAKHKIFETNSIVLVIGTLLVISIGGLVEIAPLFYLKNTIETVQGMRPYTPLELAGRGIYVREGCYNCHSQMIRPLRDEVERYGHYSLAAESMYDKPFQWGSKRTGPDLARVGGKYSDEWQRAHLAEPRAVVPQSIMPGYPFLAKTELKYGDIADELRANRAGGVPYTDAMIAEVESDLKAQATPDHPGQSELEKRYPKAQSRDFDGDPQRITEADALIAYLQALGTFVDFKLYDDKANIR